The sequence AAGTTGTGGTGTATTGCTGTAATCTTCATTCAGTTAATGTCTACAATCTTTAGTTTTTCATTTATTAGTCTGAAAATCGCGATAAAATTGGAGGCATTTGTATATGATTGCCTAGCAACAAAACATTTCAGTAACATGAACATTGATGATAGCATCACTGATGTGGTAAGACTAGCTCAAGTGGTTAAGCAACAGGAAATCATGTGGGAGACCAGGGTTCAATTCCTTAGAAGTGCATTACATTTTTTTCttgagcttttaattactttacattacattacattttacattacatttagcagacacttcttgaccgaagtgacttacatatgtcagctatattacaagggatcacattgtccccggagcaacttggggttaagtgccttgctcaagggcacaacggtggaagccgggaattgaaccgacaactttcaggctactgcacgctagcccagctccttaaccactacactaccaccgccaattacttttgaaaccatgtgcagttaatgtgtataatcttttgtttttcagttattaatcagaaaAGCGTGACTGAATGGATACATATATGTctgtggttgcctagcaacaataaacaaagaataatattaaaatcgatcccttgaatctttggtgtggatcactaagagctcacttgttaaagcatggggtttccctgttattattaaaaaccattttgacagaatatgagatactgcaggctctgctttactatctatactgaagtactgttgcagagcagtgtgtcactttagccactaggggcacccatcaggacctgatcgcgaggctatgaacagtaaatttacatttagactgggtgggattcttacataatacccattaggagtcttctacccaccctctcattagaatttgcataatagccgtttcaggcactagttaactagtgagctgcttcactgccacacatgcaaactagtgagacttcaattgttccactagttaactagtggacaaaaacggtcagcttgtttctctttttaggtgtaactagttaactagtgaacaaaatatacatgccactagttaactagtaaggcctacaacaccctcactagtaaactagagggtatttttgcctttacatgttaacaagtgaccattttggcatctcactagttaactagtgggcgttttggagcacactagtaaactagtgacactttttgcacctcactagttaactagtcgaatggaaattgccatcactagttcactagtgggtgttttggtgcacactagtaaactagtgacactttttagacctcactagttaactagtgggcatttgtgtcttcactagttaactagtgagcagtatgccttcactagtttacatgtaagtgtcacattgaagccactagtttactagttaaagttcctttggccagtatgttaacttgtgtgccacatgcaaatgttgtgggtgggattttgtgaaattctgcactgtgattggttgtcatgttctatttggacatagggagccaatagaaagcctcaatttccggAATTCTCtgcctcctaatttgaattctgcgccactagttgactagtgtgaattttgtcttgaactagtttactagtatacatgtatgacctcactagttaactagtttggacaaatgatgcatcaactagttaactagtgagcctactgccatcacctagctagctagtcagccatttatggttcactagttaactagtgacattgacctactgcaactagttaactagtgaggtgttttgccttcactagtaaacatgtgcgcatttttggctgtcactagttaactagtgacacccaaacgccttcaactagctgactggtatgcattttggcctttactagttaactagtgggcatttctggttctcactagttaactagtgaagctaaaatgtgttcactagttaactagtgagccttttggctcccactagttaactagtgtgcatattttggcccccactagttaactagttcacacaaacatggctcactagttaaccagttgacaaaaatggcttacatgtacatgacaattatgcctgatatcaagatatcagaataaatgctcaatcggcttgccatatggttcactagttaacttgtGACATTGGcctactccaactagttaactagtgaggagtgatgccttcactagtaaacttgtgcacatttttggctgtcactagttaactagtgtggtCCAAAAGCCTTCATCTAGCTATCTAGTATGCATTTttgccctcactagttaactagttgacatttctgcctctcactagttaactagagaagccagaaatgtgttcactagttaactagtgagcattttggctcccactagttaactagtgtgcatattttggccctcactagttaactagttcacacaaacatggctcactagttaactagttgacaaacatagtacatgtacatgacaattatgcctgatatcagaataaatgctcaatcggcttgccataggtgcataggggcgcagcaccatgggggcgttggtaaaaaaaatgataataataataatatatttggtatatcCTATATGTAGCTAATGTtgtacgtttctaaatcatttctgcatttcctcaatgttaaaaaacattttagaggaccaacaggctagagtagcctataggcgccctatctcataagattctatcatagaattttgacatagaaacgggagtgggggcgccgttagcgctgagtgagcaggtacgagtagtgagttttcgtctatggaaaaagatggataaagcATAAAAGCTGTCGGGGGCTACTGTCGcagtagttaaataagtggatggtgaaacgcaacaggtaggatttaaagtgtgacgtctgtgcttggaggcacacgtttcatgttcatgttattcatgttaccagactaacgtttgctaagcatatgccgattgaaacatagcctattccacAGTGAGTTAGTTATCAGACACGATTTGATAGTGTATGcaaatatgaaaatatatttttccatttactttctgaagccttTCCAAAACCCCTATGAATCATGTTAATTTGTAAAATGTGATAGCTGTTGTTAGGCTCGATTTGAATAAATTAACCAGCTGAGTTTCTGTTTGTAGATGGAAATGTGATCCTTGAGAGTCCTGCCTATCCTGTGACTGAGGGAGATCCTCTGACTCTGCGCTGTAGATATCGCTACCAGCCATCAAACATCAGTGCTGACTTCTATAAAGATGGGACACTCCTGCAGAACTCCACCACAGGAGAGATGACCATCCCTGCAGTCTCAAAGTCACATGAAGGCCTCTATAAGTGCAGCAacccagagagaggagagtcagCAGGGAGCTGGGTCACAGTCCAAAGTTtgaaatattaatattattttcTGCAGCATTCTGAGGATCATCTGATTGTCAGTAACAGTTATGTCTCTGTACCTTCACTCAGTGTTCACTGATTGCAATATTTCAGATGCTGGGTCCTCTAAGTTGGTGGTGGTAGCAGTTTGTGTGGTTGGACTGCTTTTTGCCTTTGCTCTGGTCATTGTAATTGTCCTGCTGTATCGCCGTTGCAAAGGTACGAGTTATCAGTTTATGGAAATGATTCCTGTGTCTCATCTGACATATTTCTTATGTTAATTgttattattacacggctcttcgcaaggcaagtagaacgctccattggcttgaatgggatttcccaaagttctacggtaaaatattttcatgtaattaccgctgcaaacatataattaccggcaacgggttttgtgcttctgataggtctttcatatcactacgcaaggactggaacttcattcaaaagtgaaagcagacgatCAGCTGtcttctaaagaatgtttgattcaagttcagcgtgttgttgttgcaaactatttgtttctcagcaaatgccacgatgaacggtaacaaataggctaggctatgtaggataaagtcatatcgtggggagtttattatttcgttttggcaagtagccgtgtaataagcaggataatgtatagaacgccggtcattattgggaaaataagtcacttcagggcggaacaagacccctcagctgtgcgtcggggtccggttcgccctgtcgggacttattttcccattaatgaccggcgttctatacattatcccttacttatcacCCCGgtgagaagaaatactcttttctgattggctggtggggtggctattaattctgaataacaggacaccgttATGGCCATATCAATActtatgaatggtaacaaaccatagtaggacgacggttgcaggcttcgcaacaatggaatcaactgtaaacaagctaactgtccatgcaatcgctgttatagggccaacgaaagttgtacaacaagctgaaatAGTGAGCTGCTTTTTGAACGGAACCgcgtttcctttgctttacagtggcaaccgggtgataagcgggataacggccttcgaggtgtgtccagttatacggaattaatggactcgggcggaggcaagttctttgcccctcgccctcgtccattaattccgtataacaggacacattggcggccgttatcccttacttaaaagACAGTTTTAAGAAAGTAAAGATGGCACATAGTAATAATGATGATTCTAAATGTTCTCTCCTGCGATTCAGGTTCAGGTACACTGAGGCGACAACCGTAAGTTTGCTTCATaatattacatttcatttgccATTCCTTCACGCTAAATACAGATTTAGTCGTGGATTATCAGATTACCAGTCTCTCAATAGTCTGGTTGACTAGTTTCAACAGACAGTCATACATCATTACTTTGTCAGCACATAACAAATCCCTATGTCCCTGTAGAGACTGGCAAGATCAGAGCACCAATCAGAGCTCAGACCCCGACCAGAGGACCAATCAGAGTTCAGAGCGGAATCAGAGTCAATCTGCAGAAAGAAAGGGAGCTCAGTCAGAGTATATGCCTCTGCAGAAGAGTGAGACTTGCTTTTATGTTATGATCGTATTGTGTTGTATTAATATAATGTATGGTTTGTATTTTTGCAGAACAAATACATTTCTCTCATTCTAATGAtttatcattcatttctttacATAGGAAGTACAGATGACTATGACACCCTCACACCCTTGTATATGCCACTGCAGAAAGGTCTGTGTGTTCACATTATTAGAGTTTTTTTCTGAtcgcttaagcacattttttgtaactatga comes from Alosa sapidissima isolate fAloSap1 chromosome 18, fAloSap1.pri, whole genome shotgun sequence and encodes:
- the LOC121689464 gene encoding high affinity immunoglobulin gamma Fc receptor I-like; translated protein: MELTPIWLLFVLSSVPVSISVTVPTLTVHPSSVFSGESVTLTCGIQPSTGWTYQWDIPGSSRDFETNTSFYTISEATVSDQGEYKCYGVSERSRKTSYSNTVQLTVEDGNVILESPAYPVTEGDPLTLRCRYRYQPSNISADFYKDGTLLQNSTTGEMTIPAVSKSHEGLYKCSNPERGESAGSWVTVQNAGSSKLVVVAVCVVGLLFAFALVIVIVLLYRRCKDSGSGTLRRQPDWQDQSTNQSSDPDQRTNQSSERNQSQSAERKGAQSEYMPLQKRSTDDYDTLTPLYMPLQKDYEEEYDDVDV